The Pyrus communis chromosome 12, drPyrComm1.1, whole genome shotgun sequence genomic sequence TACCACCACCCCAGCTTTTGGTGCTACAAGCACCCCAGCGTTTGGTGCTACAAGTAGTCCAGCCTTTGGTGCTACCACCACCCCAGCCTTTGCATCTACAAGTAGCTCGGCCTTTGGTTCCACAACAAGTCCTACATTTGGAAGCACAGGAGCTGCATTTGGTGTGTCAAGTTCTCCTTTGTTTGGATCTGGGGAAGCACTTGGAGCTTCAAGCACTCCGGCTTTTAGTTCATCTAGCTCGACCTTTGGTACTTCAAGTACCCTAGCGTTTGGTGCTACAAGTAGTCCAGCCTTTGGTGCGACCACCACCCCAGCATTTGGTGCAACCACCACCTCTGCGTTTGGTGCTACAAGCACCCCAGCGTTTGATGCTACAAGCAGTCCAACCTTTGGTGTTACCACCACCCTAGCATTTAGAGCTACAAGTAGCCCAACCTTTGGTTCCACAACAAGTCTTGGAAGCACAGAAGCTGCATTTGGGGTGTTAAGTTCTCCCTTGTTTGGATTTGGGGGAGCATTTGGGGCTTCAAGCACTTCGGCTTTTGGTTCATCTAGCTCGAACTTTGGTCCTTCAATCACCCCAGCGTTTGGTGCTACAAGTAGTCCAGCCTTTGGTGCTACAAGTAGTCCAGCCTTTGGTGCTACCACCATCCCAGCATTTGGTGCTACCACCACCCCAACTATTGGTGCTACAAGCACCCCAGCGTTTGGTGCTACAAGTAGTCTAGCGTTTGGTGCCACCACTACCCCAGCCTTTGGAGCTACAAGCAGCCTGGCCTTAGGTTCCACAAGAAGTCCTACATTTGGAAGCACAAGAGCTACATTTGGGGTGTCAAGTTCTCCTTTGTTTGGATCTGGGGAAGCATTTGGGGCTTCAAGCACTTTGGCTTTTGGTTCATCTAGCTCGACCTTTGGTACTTCAAGCACCCCAGCGTTTGGTGCTACAAGTAGTCCAGCCTTTGGTGCTACCACCACCCCAACATTTGGTGCTACCACCACCCCAGCTTTTGGTGCTACAAGCACCCCAGCGTTTGGTGCTACATGTAGTCCAGCCTTTGGTGCTACATGTGGTCCAGCCTTTGGTGCTACCACCACCCCAGCCTTTGGTGCTACAAGCACCCCAGCCTTTGGAGCTACAAGTAGCCTGGCCTTTGGTTCCACAAGAAGTCCTACATTTGGAAGCACAGGAGCTGCATTTGGGGTGTCAAGTTCTCCCTTGTTTAGATCTGGGGGAGCATTTGAGGCTTCAAGCACTCCGGCTTTTGGTTCATCTAGCTCGACCTTTGGTACTTCAAGCACCCCAACATTTGGTGCTACCACCACCCCAGCGTTTGGTGCTACCACCACCCTAGCTTTTGGTGCTATAAGCGCCCCAGCATTTGGTGCTACAAGTAGTCCAGCCTTTGGTGCTCCTGGTTTTGGTTCATCCAATACCCCATCTTTCAGCTTTCCATCCACTCCTAGCTTTGGCCAATCAAGTTCTACATTTGGTAGCAGCCAATTTGTCGCTTCATCTATTTTTGGAGCACAGGGTTCTCCATTTGGTGAGTATTCCCGATGCATATGAGTGGTGGTacattttgaaaaaataaaatggacCAGCCAAATGCCTCATTCTATGTTGTATCGTTGTAGTTGTATTATATTCTTATAATGTGTGATGCAGGAGCTCAAACAACAACATTTGGGGGCCAGCAACGCGAGGGCAGTAGAGTGGTTGCATATGCTCCAACTCCTGAACCCAATTGTGGAACTGGGACTAGTGCTGCCGGGAAATTGGAGTCAATATCACCAATGCCAGCATATAAAGAAAAAAGTCATGAAGAACTCCGCTGGGAGGATTATCAATTGGGGGATAAAGGTATGGTTTCTATTTATAACGTTTCATTAGCTTGAAACATTTTTGCGTTTGTCAGCAATAATGACATTTGCTAAGTtcaaaatgtttcttttttgaCTTCCAGGTGGTCCAGTTCCTGCTGGTGGGCGTGGGTTTGGCATTACTACCTCACAGCAAAACCCTTTGAATTCTGCACATACATTTCCTCAAGCATCAAGTCATTTTAATGCCACAACTTCATCTAATTTGTTTGCTCTAAAAACTTCATCCTTCACTAATACAGGCTTCACAACATCTACACCATTCAGTTCATCAAGTTTTGGGATTTCTACTTCAACAAGTCCTTTTACACCATCACAACCTTCTACAATTTTCTCTAAAACCTCACCTCCGTCTCTCTTTAGTTCTTCAAGCTctgcattttcattttcttatccGGCTGCGACAACAACTTCCACACTTAATTCAAATCCATTCAATCCCACACCTCCAGTTGCCCAGACATGTGGTGCTTTTACCAATCTATTTGGGCAGAATTCAACTCCTTTTTCTCAGCCATTCAGTAACCCTTCTACTTGCTTTGGTTTGGCAATCTTCTTTGGTGTTGGGGCTACAAGTAGTCACATGGGTTTAAGTCAACCAActgtaactttttattttttgtttttacttttaattggTAAGAGGTTTTAATTGATGATTGGTTGactttttttccttattttctttCCCGTGCAGCCAACTTTTATTTCTATGCCTTTCTCATCTCAGCCAGCTCAGAGTAGTGGTTTCAACTTCGACATTTTTAATCAAACTCAGTCAGGTAACATATGTTTTGAGCATCTTTATGTTTCCTTAATTCATGTAGCCATTGAGGTTTTATTTGTCAGTTGTATCGTTGTCGTTGTATTATATTCTTATAATTTGTGATGCAGGAGCTCAATCAACAACATTTGGGAACACTGGTGCCTTTGGGCAGTCAGCTTTTGGGGCTTCAAGCACTCCGACTTTTGGGTTATCTAGCTCGACCTTTGGCACTTCAACCAATCCAGCTTTTGGTGTTTTAAGTGCTCCTGGTTTTGGTTCATCCAGTACTCCATCTTTCAGCTTTACATCAACTCCTGCCTTTGGCCAATCAAGTTGTACATTTGGTAGCAGTCAATTTGCCGCTTCATCTCCTTTTGGGGCACAGAGTTCCCCATTTGGTGAGTATTCCAGATGCATGAACGGTGGTACattttgaaataataaaatGGACCAGTCAGATGCCTCGTTCCTATTTTGTATCGTTGTAGTTGTATTATATTCTTATAATTTGTGATGCAGGAGTTCAATCAACAACATTTGGGAACACTGGTGCCTTTGGGCAGTTAGCTTTTGGGGCTTCAAGCACTCCGACTTTTGCTTCATCTAGCTCGACCTTTGGTACTTCAACCAATCCAGCTTTTGGTGCTTCAAGTGCTCCTAGTTTTGGTTCATCCAGTACTCCATCTTTCAGTTTTCCATCAACTTCTGCCTTTGGCCAATCAAGTTCTACATTTGGTAGAAGTCAATTTGCCTCTTCATCTCCTTTTGGAGCACAGAGTTCTCCATTTGGTGAGTATTCCAGATGCATGTGAGTGGTGGTACattttgaaataataaaatGGGCCAGCCAGATGCCTGATTCTGTTTTGTATCGTTGTCGTTGTATTATATTCTTATAATTTGTGATGCAGGAGCTCAATCAACAACATTTGGGAACACTGGTGCCTTTGGGCAGTCAGCTTTTGGGGGCCAGCAATGCGGAGGCAGTAGAGTGGTTGCATATGCTGCAACTCCTGAACCCGATGGTGGAACTGGGACTAGTGCTGCTGGGAAATTGGAGTCCATATCAGCAATGCCAGCATATAAAGAAAAAAGTCATGAGGAACTTCGCTGGGAGGATTATCAATTGGGGGATAAAGGTACGGTTGAATATGCTGCAACTCATGAACCCGATGGTGGAAGTGGGAAATTTGAGTCAATATCAGCAATGCCAGCATATAAAGAAAAAAGTCATGAAGAATTTCGCTGGgagcaatgttctaaaaattggtCGCCTTCGCGCTAAGCGGTGCGCGCTAGGCGGTAAAGGCCTGGCGTCTGTCCATCGTCTTTTGGTCTGCAACTACAAGTCTACAACAACTCCAGCTTTGGTCTTAAGCCGTCTCCAACTTCGTCTCTAACTCTCATCTGATTGTACAATTTGTGCAAGGTCTCTGGCAAATACAATCTCGCATCTCCACGGTCTCCAGGTACTTCTGCATCTGCAATTGAAACATTTGATTTGATATTACGGAAAGATAAAGTTAATGGGTTAATTAACTTAATTGGTATATCTGCATCTAGATATCAAAGTTTGAATTACCATTCTTATTCtgttttaacttttataatAGTTCGATTAGTTTAACCCTATCAGTAATTTAAGTTCTGTTTTTTAAATGGATTAATGGGTTTCCTACTTTGTTTGATATCAAAGTTCTTAACTACATAACTAGATCACCGAAAATATGACTTGAATTTGAGTCTTCATCATTCGTACCGAAAAATGACTTAAATTTGAGTCTCAGTTTAAATTAGTTCATCATTTGTACTATTTAATTTTCCTATTCTTTTTAGAAGCTGTTGTGTTCTTGAAAGCTTTAAGTGTAACCGTACCCCATTTTCCACTTTACTCGATGAGAATGGTTCTCATATTGGTTTGGTTAAAATTTTTTGAGATATCAATTTTGATGCTAATTCTCATTTTGGTTTGGTTCTCATAATGGAATATTATTTTTAGATGACAGGCACTGCATCATTCGGAGCATCTAATGCAATGTCGTCCTCCTCCTAAACCGAAAATTTGTTGAAGCGTAGTTCGGATGATGTGGGATGGGAGTATGGGATCTAGCAAATCTTATAAAACTCAGATAAGGTGCAGTGTAAGTTGTGCAACGAAATAATTAGTTGTGGAGTATATAAATTGAACCAACACATAGCCAACATAAAGGGAAATGTAGCCGCATTCACAAAGTCTTTGGATGAGGATAAAGTCAAATGTAGAGCCCAATTAGAAGAAGCCAAAAGTAAGAAGAAACATAGGAATAAACACAACCAGGAAATGAGGGAAGAGGTTCAGCTTCaacaaattgaagaggaagaagacattGATGTTGTTGGGTCAAGGAAAAGGTCGCACACTCTTGGATTAGGATAGGGGATCCACAATCAATCCCAATTCTTCAAAAAAGCAAGAAGACGGGGCAACAAAACTTCCATGATGCAATTTGGGAGGATAAAGCTCATCAAGTATCAATTTTTGGCTCGATGGGTGTATAAAGCCGAAATGCATTTCCATGCCATTGATGATGATAGTTTCAAACGCTTTGTGCAAGCAGTTGATCAATTTGGCTCGGGTTACCAACCTTCAAGCCAATACGATTTAAGAAAGCCTATATTGAAAGAAGAGGTAGAGAGTGAAAAATTTACTCAAGAAGAATGAAGAAGGGTGGGCTTTGAATGGTTGCTTAATTATGACCGATGGTTTGAGCGACCTGAAAAGGAGAAGCATATTGAATTTGTATCTCAATTGCAAGGAAAGCACCATATTTCTTTCTTCCAAGGAATGCCCTAGTGAAGCACTCACTGGAGAATACATCTTTGAATATGTTGACAAGTGTGTTGAAGAAATTGGAAGTTATTTCCCGATATATGATGTCCAAAACCAAGTGACAAATGTTTGAGATGCATAAGTATGACAAAAAGATGATGAATTTGGAAGACATTTGGCCGATGTTGGATGCGTTGAGAATGATGACAACTATAATCCGGGTATTAATATTCACATAtgcttgtattttatttattaaatttggcTATGCtacttatttttctttactaatcgtgttttttttccttctttagtTTAATGGTGGTATATTTATGGAAATTGTATACCTAATTTGCAAATGATGGTTATAAAGATTCTCTCATTGACTACAAGTTCATTCAGTTGTGAGAGGAATTTGAGTACTTTTGGGGGAATACATACAAAGAAAATGAATAGATTAGATACaacaagattaaataatttagtCTGTCCAATTCAATGCAAAGATcataaacaagaagaaaagaaagaaggagaagaaagtgGATATATTACTTGCAAGTGAAGCTAGTATGACGCAAGAATGTATTGTGGAGGGTAGTGATGAAGAAGTTGAGCTTGATTCGGGAATGGATGGAGAGACATTGGAGGTGGGTAGTTCCCTAGAGGCTAGGAGAAGTTTTAGAAATGTTGAAGTAAGAGAACTTCATGATGAAGATTTTGTATCGGATGAGGACATGGAAggagatgatgaaattgagttTGAGTctaacagagagagagagagagagagagagagagagagagagagagagagagagagagagagagagagagagagagagagagagagagagagagagagagagagagagagagagagagagagagagagagagagagagagagagagagagagtcttgGAGGGATACGGAAATAAGAGTGATGCCTAGCTTTGCAACTTTGCAAGTatctaatattattatattttcttattccttctattttgcattttatgtgtttttaaattgtgaacttgttggaTACATGTATCATCCAAGTATACTTCTCACaatgattatatgtttaatgtgtttttaaatattgaacttgttAGATACATGTATTTTATGTATTCTTCTacttttatttttgcattttatcttttatttttattatccaTATAattataggttttttttttaagtgaataCTCAcatatttacaagatatataataaatttacataaatccgtCTAGGCCGCTTAGGCGCTAGGTCTCTGCCGGCTGATCAACTAGCGTCCAACGTCTTTTAGACCCTTAGCTGTAAGGATTATCAATTGGGGAATAAATGTATGGTTTCTAGTTATAATGTTTCAGTATCTTGGAAATTTTCCGCGTTTGCACAGACATTTCCTCGAGCATCAAGTCCTTTTAACTCCTTATCCACATAagctataacagtaaaaaaaagacAGCCACTAATTGTTtctgtagtatcccacatcgcccgtgagggcgtggtctttgggccttatatatccatgcccagagctttaacttcagagaggccttttgtggactatggtccacaagaacaaaaccgtgcggtagctgggtgactgcgacctagtccaggcccagaatgccaaagcagacaatatccgagaggttggagtctgggatgtgacaatttggtatcagagccagactcacggtcgtggtgtgccgacgaggacgtcgggctccctaaggggggtggattgtagtatcacacatcgcccgtgagggcgtggtctttgggccttatatatccatgcccagagctttaacttcagagaggccttttgtggactacggtccacaagaacaaaaccgtgcggtagctgggtggctgcgacctagtccaggcccagaatgccaaagcggacaatatccgagaggttggagtctggATAGCTCTCTTTTGATGGGTTTTCTTATATTAACTACAAAAATATCCTTTCagtattttcaaaaaaataaaaaaataaatcgtaaataaaaaaacttaaagcTTTCTcacaaagttttaaaaattaattttttttttaaattttactataaatataaaattagattAATTGGAAtaggggcattttagtaattttattggttttctTTCTTAATCGTGTGGTTAAGTAGACaacttatataaataaatatgattCTTACTTCGATtct encodes the following:
- the LOC137711214 gene encoding nuclear pore complex protein NUP98A-like isoform X4; translated protein: MIDSSNPFGQASSSPFGSQSVFGQTSITNNNPFAPKPFGSTTPFGAQTGSNMFGGTSTGAFGTTQASSPFPSSTTFGAASSPAFGNTTPAFGATSSPSPSPFGGSSGFGQKPVFGAFGSNPTQTSPFGCTTQPSQPSFGSSIFGSSTPFGGSSQPAFGATTTPAFGATSTPAFGATSSPAFAFGATSSPAFGATSSPAFGATTIPAFGATTTPTIAFGATTTPAFGATSTPAFGATSSLAFGSTRSPTFGSTGAAFGVSSSPLFRSGGAFEASSTPAFGSSSSTFGTSSTPTFGATSAPGFGSSNTPSFSFPSTPSFGQSSSTFGSSQFVASSIFGAQGSPFGAQTTTFGGQQREGSRVVAYAPTPEPNCGTGTSAAGKLESISPMPAYKEKSHEELRWEDYQLGDKGGPVPAGGRGFGITTSQQNPLNSAHTFPQASSHFNATTSSNLFALKTSSFTNTGFTTSTPFSSSSFGISTSTSPFTPSQPSTIFSKTSPPSLFSSSSSAFSFSYPAATTTSTLNSNPFNPTPPVAQTCGAFTNLFGQNSTPFSQPFSNPSTCFGLAIFFGVGATSSHMGLSQPTPTFISMPFSSQPAQSSGFNFDIFNQTQSGAQSTTFGNTGAFGQSAFGASSTPTFGLSSSTFGTSTNPAFGVLSAPGFGSSSTPSFSFTSTPAFGQSSCTFGSSQFAASSPFGAQSSPFGVQSTTFGNTGAFGQLAFGASSTPTFASSSSTFGTSTNPAFGASSAPSFGSSSTPSFSFPSTSAFGQSSSTFGRSQFASSSPFGAQSSPFGAQSTTFGNTGAFGQSAFGGQQCGGSRVVAYAATPEPDGGTGTSAAGKLESISAMPAYKEKSHEELRWEDYQLGDKGTVEYAATHEPDGGSGKFESISAMPAYKEKSHEEFRWEQCSKNWSPSR
- the LOC137711214 gene encoding nuclear pore complex protein NUP98A-like isoform X2, with product MIDSSNPFGQASSSPFGSQSVFGQTSITNNNPFAPKPFGSTTPFGAQTGSNMFGGTSTGAFGTTQASSPFPSSTTFGAASSPAFGNTTPAFGATSSPSPSPFGGSSGFGQKPVFGAFGSNPTQTSPFGCTTQPSQPSFGSSIFGSSTPFGGSSQPAFGATTTPAFGATSTPAFGATSSPAFGATTTPAFASTSSSAFGSTTSPTFGSTGAAFGVSSSPLFGSGEALGASSTPAFSSSSSTFGTSSTLAFGATSSPAFGATTTPAFGATTTSAFGATSTPAFDATSSPTFGVTTTLAFRATSSPTFGSTTSLGSTEAAFGVLSSPLFGFGGAFGASSTSAFGSSSSNFGPSITPAFGATSSPAFGATSSPAFGATTIPAFGATTTPTIGATSTPAFGATSSLAFGATTTPAFGATSSLALGSTRSPTFGSTRATFGVSSSPLFGSGEAFGASSTLAFGSSSSTFGTSSTPAFGATSSPAFGATTTPTFGATTTPAFGATSTPAFGATCSPAFGATCGPAFGATTTPAFGATSTPAFGATSSLAFGSTRSPTFGSTGAAFGVSSSPLFRSGGAFEASSTPAFGSSSSTFGTSSTPTFGATTTPAFGATTTLAFGAISAPAFGATSSPAFGAPGFGSSNTPSFSFPSTPSFGQSSSTFGSSQFVASSIFGAQGSPFGAQSTTFGNTGAFGQSAFGASSTPTFGLSSSTFGTSTNPAFGVLSAPGFGSSSTPSFSFTSTPAFGQSSCTFGSSQFAASSPFGAQSSPFGVQSTTFGNTGAFGQLAFGASSTPTFASSSSTFGTSTNPAFGASSAPSFGSSSTPSFSFPSTSAFGQSSSTFGRSQFASSSPFGAQSSPFGEYSRCMSSINNIWEHWCLWAVSFWGPAMRRQ
- the LOC137711214 gene encoding nuclear pore complex protein NUP98A-like isoform X1 gives rise to the protein MIDSSNPFGQASSSPFGSQSVFGQTSITNNNPFAPKPFGSTTPFGAQTGSNMFGGTSTGAFGTTQASSPFPSSTTFGAASSPAFGNTTPAFGATSSPSPSPFGGSSGFGQKPVFGAFGSNPTQTSPFGCTTQPSQPSFGSSIFGSSTPFGGSSQPAFGATTTPAFGATSTPAFGATSSPAFGATTTPAFASTSSSAFGSTTSPTFGSTGAAFGVSSSPLFGSGEALGASSTPAFSSSSSTFGTSSTLAFGATSSPAFGATTTPAFGATTTSAFGATSTPAFDATSSPTFGVTTTLAFRATSSPTFGSTTSLGSTEAAFGVLSSPLFGFGGAFGASSTSAFGSSSSNFGPSITPAFGATSSPAFGATSSPAFGATTIPAFGATTTPTIGATSTPAFGATSSLAFGATTTPAFGATSSLALGSTRSPTFGSTRATFGVSSSPLFGSGEAFGASSTLAFGSSSSTFGTSSTPAFGATSSPAFGATTTPTFGATTTPAFGATSTPAFGATCSPAFGATCGPAFGATTTPAFGATSTPAFGATSSLAFGSTRSPTFGSTGAAFGVSSSPLFRSGGAFEASSTPAFGSSSSTFGTSSTPTFGATTTPAFGATTTLAFGAISAPAFGATSSPAFGAPGFGSSNTPSFSFPSTPSFGQSSSTFGSSQFVASSIFGAQGSPFGAQSTTFGNTGAFGQSAFGASSTPTFGLSSSTFGTSTNPAFGVLSAPGFGSSSTPSFSFTSTPAFGQSSCTFGSSQFAASSPFGAQSSPFGVQSTTFGNTGAFGQLAFGASSTPTFASSSSTFGTSTNPAFGASSAPSFGSSSTPSFSFPSTSAFGQSSSTFGRSQFASSSPFGAQSSPFGAQSTTFGNTGAFGQSAFGGQQCGGSRVVAYAATPEPDGGTGTSAAGKLESISAMPAYKEKSHEELRWEDYQLGDKGTVEYAATHEPDGGSGKFESISAMPAYKEKSHEEFRWEQCSKNWSPSR
- the LOC137711214 gene encoding nuclear pore complex protein NUP98A-like isoform X3; translation: MIDSSNPFGQASSSPFGSQSVFGQTSITNNNPFAPKPFGSTTPFGAQTGSNMFGGTSTGAFGTTQASSPFPSSTTFGAASSPAFGNTTPAFGATSSPSPSPFGGSSGFGQKPVFGAFGSNPTQTSPFGCTTQPSQPSFGSSIFGSSTPFGGSSQPAFGATTTPAFGATSTPAFGATSSPAFGATTTPAFASTSSSAFGSTTSPTFGSTGAAFGVSSSPLFGSGEALGASSTPAFSSSSSTFGTSSTLAFGATSSPAFGATTTPAFGATTTSAFGATSTPAFDATSSPTFGVTTTLAFRATSSPTFGSTTSLGSTEAAFGVLSSPLFGFGGAFGASSTSAFGSSSSNFGPSITPAFGATSSPAFGATSSPAFGATTIPAFGATTTPTIGATSTPAFGATSSLAFGATTTPAFGATSSLALGSTRSPTFGSTRATFGVSSSPLFGSGEAFGASSTLAFGSSSSTFGTSSTPAFGATSSPAFGATTTPTFGATTTPAFGATSTPAFGATCSPAFGATCGPAFGATTTPAFGATSTPAFGATSSLAFGSTRSPTFGSTGAAFGVSSSPLFRSGGAFEASSTPAFGSSSSTFGTSSTPTFGATTTPAFGATTTLAFGAISAPAFGATSSPAFGAPGFGSSNTPSFSFPSTPSFGQSSSTFGSSQFVASSIFGAQGSPFGAQSTTFGNTGAFGQSAFGGQQCGGSRVVAYAATPEPDGGTGTSAAGKLESISAMPAYKEKSHEELRWEDYQLGDKGTVEYAATHEPDGGSGKFESISAMPAYKEKSHEEFRWEQCSKNWSPSR